One Maniola hyperantus chromosome Z, iAphHyp1.2, whole genome shotgun sequence DNA window includes the following coding sequences:
- the LOC117995691 gene encoding uncharacterized protein, translating to MQCAKLQLQDRSKSRTKLTNEKPRRFCQKRMVNPDHEEDTQWTDIFDRFYCNDTENDDILTETINESGLPHQFREDLFLSVQNIQFQGSVDQRRRPRTSFKYKTLPNNQKHRMFVKQVVDDFDPLLESRSSELSDYFDDYSKYFSNNENSRPSSGKSSIVLFCLNNKTKENKATQVDLRTADPRRKHKFDLNKTKKSNRKNSKINIEDDTKKLQDDNIEDTRVAFHKIGKRKSLTISRTESPATLQVIRVDVVCNYSSSSTMSDYEDNKKPQHAIDTEQEDQNIQTNHKKSRFVNKYMLTNTVKTLDQNVSGGKVTLMCKTFKLTNRSRIVTESKSKA from the exons ATGCAATGCGCAAAACTGCAGCTCCAAGACAGATCTAAATCCAGAACCAAATTAACTAACGAAAAGCCTAGAAGGTTTTGTCAAAAACGCATGGTTAATCCAGACCATGAGGAAGATACACAGTGGACTGACATTTTCGATAG GTTCTATTGCAACGATACCGAGAATGATGATATATTAACAGAGACAATTAATGAAAGTGGACTGCCTCACCAATTTCGCGAGGACTTATTCCTTTCTGTGCAAAATATACAGTTTCAAGGAAGCGTCGATCAACGGCGTAGACCGCGGACCAGCTTTAAATACAAAACCTTACCCAACAACCAAAAACACCGCATGTTTGTTAAGCAAGTAGTAGATGATTTTGATCCACTATTGGAAAGCCGTTCTTCAGAACTCAGTGATTATTTCGATGATTACTCCAAATACTTTTCAAATAATGAAAACTCTCGGCCCTCTTCTGGAAAATCAAGCATCGTTCtgttttgtttaaataataaaactaaagaaaataaAGCTACCCAAGTAGACTTAAGAACCGCAGACCCTAGAAGAAAACATAAGTTTGACCTTAACAAAACGAAAAAATCCAACAGAAAAAATTCCAAGATAAATATTGAAGAcgatacaaaaaaacttcaagacgaTAACATTGAAGATACCAGAGTTGCATTTCACAAAATCGGAAAAAGAAAAAGTCTAACTATATCGAGGACGGAGAGCCCCGCAACACTTCAAGTGATAAGAGTGGATGTAGTATGTAACTACAGTTCAAGTTCCACTATGTCTGATTATgaagataataaaaaaccacAGCACGCGATTGACACGGAACAAGAGGATCAGAACATTCAAACTAACCATAAAAAGTCTCGctttgtcaataaatatatgTTGACTAACACGGTTAAAACGTTAGACCAAAATGTTTCAGGTGGAAAAGTAACATTGATGtgtaaaacatttaaattaacTAATCGATCGAGAATTGTAACAGAGAGCAAATCTAAAGCTTAA